One stretch of Microbacterium terrae DNA includes these proteins:
- a CDS encoding YraN family protein produces MADKDALGRAGEDRAAEHLVASGYRVLDRNWRCREGEIDIVVADEANLVVVEVKTRRSDGFGHPFEAIDVRKRARLWRLAIAWVAAHRAEAQGRRLRIDAIGLIGPEPALATVEHLVDIEVP; encoded by the coding sequence ATGGCAGACAAGGATGCGCTCGGTCGCGCAGGAGAAGATCGGGCGGCGGAGCACCTGGTGGCGTCAGGCTATCGCGTGCTCGATCGCAACTGGCGGTGCCGCGAGGGTGAGATCGACATCGTCGTGGCCGACGAGGCGAACCTCGTCGTGGTGGAGGTCAAGACCCGTCGCTCCGACGGGTTCGGGCATCCGTTCGAGGCGATCGACGTGCGAAAGCGCGCACGGCTGTGGCGCCTGGCGATCGCCTGGGTGGCCGCGCATCGGGCGGAGGCGCAGGGCCGCCGCCTGCGCATCGACGCGATCGGCCTGATCGGGCCGGAGCCCGCGCTCGCGACGGTCGAGCACCTCGTCGACATCGAGGTCCCGTGA
- a CDS encoding DUF2469 family protein → MDDEVFDDYDRELELALYKEYRDVVSQFQYVIETERRFYLANEVNVVRRDTEHDFYFEISMTDVWVWDIYRADRFVKAVRVLTFKDVNVEELQRRDFHLPEELSLDN, encoded by the coding sequence ATGGACGACGAGGTGTTCGACGACTACGACCGCGAGCTCGAACTGGCACTGTACAAGGAGTACCGCGACGTCGTGTCGCAGTTCCAGTACGTGATCGAGACCGAGCGGCGCTTCTATCTCGCCAACGAGGTGAACGTCGTCCGGAGAGACACCGAGCACGATTTCTACTTCGAGATCTCGATGACCGATGTGTGGGTCTGGGACATCTATCGCGCCGACCGGTTCGTGAAGGCCGTGCGGGTGCTGACGTTCAAGGACGTCAACGTCGAAGAGCTGCAGCGACGGGATTTCCACCTGCCCGAGGAGCTCTCGCTCGACAATTGA